The following are encoded together in the Oreochromis aureus strain Israel breed Guangdong linkage group 18, ZZ_aureus, whole genome shotgun sequence genome:
- the LOC116317827 gene encoding zinc finger protein 239-like, translating to MNSSEDQEEPTPLHIKEEQEEVCTSQEDEQLVLKEEADAFLVTTFGDSDHSELEANGHQLLSDGAPGSSPVSESQHDADLSKKPFKCNVCGKAFKKNSYVKEHQKIHSGEKPYTCQTCEKSFTRRAHLLGHMRTHTGEKPYSCETCGKGFTQSSHLLSHMRLHTGEKPYACEICGKGFIQRGHLLVHVRTHTDEKPHTCEECGKSFRFSGTLSVHMRTHTGEKPYSCKACGKSFRQKKILSVHMRTHTGEKPYSCETCGKGFAQKSDLTIHERTHTGEKPYPCKACGKSFRQKNILSVHMRTHTGEKPYSCKSCGKSFRQKSILSVHMKTHAGEELYHCDACGTTFPSSRSLLEHLDTHTGEES from the coding sequence ATGAACTCCAGTGAGGACCAGGAGGAGCCGACGCCTCTACAcattaaagaggaacaggaggaagtGTGCACCAGCCAGGAGGATGAGCAGCTCGTCCTGAAGGAGGAGGCCGACGCCTTCTTGGTGACTACTTTTGGTGACAGTGACCACAGTGAACTAGAGGCTAACGGTCACCAGCTTCTCTCTGACGGCGCTCCCGGCAGCTCTCCGGTGTCAGAGAGTCAGCATGACGCCGACCTGAGTAAAAAGCcttttaaatgtaatgtttgtggaaaagcctttaagaaaaactCTTACGTAAAGGAACACCAGAAAATCCACTCGGGCGAGAAGCCGTATACTTGCCAAACATGTGAGAAGAGTTTCACTCGGAGGGCTCACCTGTTGGGTCACATGAGAACCCACACGGGCGAGAAGCCGTATTCCTGTGAAACGTGCGGGAAAGGTTTTACTCAGAGCAGTCACCTGCTGAGCCACATGCGGCTTCACACGGGTGAGAAGCCATACGCTTGTGAAATATGCGGGAAAGGTTTTATTCAGAGGGGGCACCTATTGGTCCACGTGAGAACGCACACCGATGAGAAGCCGCACACCTGTGAAGAATGTGGGAAGAGTTTCCGATTCAGCGGCACTTTGTCGGTGCACATGAGAACGCACACGGGCGAGAAGCCGTATTCTTGCAAAGCCTGTGGGAAAAGTTTCCGTCAGAAAAAGATTCTGTCCGTGCACATGCGCACTCACACGGGCGAGAAGCCGTATTCCTGCGAAACGTGCGGTAAAGGTTTCGCTCAAAAAAGCGATCTGACGATCCACGAGCGAACGCACACGGGCGAGAAGCCGTATCCCTGCAAAGCCTGTGGGAAGAGCTTCCGCCAAAAAAACATCCTGTCCGTGCACATGAGAACGCACACGGGCGAGAAGCCGTACTCATGCAAGAGCTGCGGGAAAAGTTTCCGTCAGAAGAGCATCCTGTCCGTGCACATGAAGACTCACGCGGGCGAGGAGCTGTATCACTGCGATGCGTGCGGCACCACTTTTCCGTCCAGTCGCAGCTTGTTGGAGCACCTGGACACTCACACAGGTGAGGAGTCGTAG
- the LOC116317826 gene encoding cytochrome P450 7B1 — MSPLLVLVLGLLLPLLLLVLRGRTRREDEPPLIKGWIPFIGKALEFVKDAHKFLKEHKRKFGDVFTVQIAGKYMTFIMDPLLYPNIIKQGRQLDFHEFSNRVAPFAFGYPPVTSKFPGLREQIKRSFILLQGDNLTPLTESMMGNLMLVFRQDYLDQESSWKTAYMYKFCSSIMFEATFLTMYGKPASASRHSGMSVLEKDFIKFDNMFPLLVAQIPIWLLGRTKAIRQRLINYFLPHQMSCWSHSSEFIRTRFEMFEQYDTLRDFDKAAHHFAILWASLGNTVPATFWAMYYLVSHPEALQFVRQELEDVLRLSGVEFSRDQDVTLTPAHLEKLLYMESAIKESFRLCSSSMNIRVAQEDFSLRLDAERSAAVRKGDIIALYPQALHLDPEIYEDPETFRFDRYVQNGQKKTDFYKDGQKLKHYLMPFGSGATKCPGRFFAINEIKQFLSVILLYLDLELEEGQSKATLDLSRAGMGVMLPAKDVRFRYRLRPV; from the exons ACGAGAAGATGAGCCTCCTTTAATAAAAGGCTGGATTCCTTTCATTGGAAAAGCTCTGGAGTTTGTGAAAGATGCCCACAAATTTCTGAAAGAACATAAGAGGAAGTTTGGAGATGTGTTTACGGTCCAGATAGCAG GTAAATACATGACCTTCATCATGGACCCTTTACTGTATCCCAACATCATCAAACAAGGCCGGCAGCTGGACTTTCACGAGTTCTCCAACAGGGTGGCACCATTTGCCTTTGGCTATCCACCTGTTACTAGCAAGTTCCCCGGCCTGCGGGAGCAGATCAAACGCAGCTTCATTCTCCTCCAAGGCGATAACCTCACGCCCCTGACAGAGAGCATGATGGGTAACCTGATGCTGGTATTTCGTCAGGACTACCTGGACCAGGAGAGCAGCTGGAAGACCGCCTACATGTACAAGTTCTGCAGCTCGATCATGTTCGAGGCCACCTTCCTCACCATGTACGGCAAGCCGGCATCCGCCAGCCGCCACAGCGGGATGAGCGTCCTGGAGAAGGACTTCATCAAGTTTGACAACATGTTTCCGCTCCTCGTCGCTCAGATACCCATCTGGCTGCTGGGACGGACTAAGGCAATCCGCCAGAGGCTCATCAACTACTTCCTGCCCCACCAGATGTCTTGTTGGTCACATTCTTCAGAGTTCATCAGGACACGATTCGAGATGTTTGAGCAGTATGACACGCTGAGAGATTTCGACAAAGCAG CTCATCACTTTGCCATCCTGTGGGCGTCTCTGGGGAACACAGTTCCTGCTACTTTCTGGGCCATGTATTACCTGGTGAGTCACCCTGAGGCTCTGCAGTTCGTCCGTCAGGAGCTCGAGGACGTCCTGAGACTCAGCGGAGTGGAATTCAGCAGAGATCAGGATGTGACGCTGACCCCGGCTCACCTGGAGAAGCTTCTCTACATGG AGAGCGCCATTAAGGAGAGCTTCCGCCTGTGCTCGTCCTCCATGAACATCCGGGTGGCTCAGGAGGACTTCAGTCTGCGTCTGGATGCCGAGCGCTCGGCGGCCGTCAGAAAAGGAGACATCATCGCCCTGTACCCTCAGGCTTTGCACCTGGACCCTGAGATCTACGAGGACCCAGAG ACGTTCCGGTTTGACCGCTACGTGCAGAACGGCCAGAAGAAGACCGACTTTTACAAGGACGGCCAGAAGCTCAAGCATTACCTCATGCCTTTCGGCTCAGGTGCCACCAAGTGTCCCGGCCGTTTCTTCGCAATCAATGAGATCAAACAGTTCCTGTCCGTGATCCTGCTTTACTTGGACCTGGAGTTGGAGGAGGGCCAGAGCAAAGCCACCCTGGACCTCAGCAGAGCCGGCATGGGAGTCATGCTACCCGCTAAAGATGTCCGGTTCCGCTACAGGCTGAGGCCCGTCTAA